A single genomic interval of uncultured Desulfobacter sp. harbors:
- the rlmD gene encoding 23S rRNA (uracil(1939)-C(5))-methyltransferase RlmD produces the protein MPVKKRKTYELDIIDLAFGGKGLAKPDGFPVFVDRCVPGDRVFVKIFKKKKSWAEGRLINIVTPSPLRQEARCEYNRFCGGCKWQQLPYERQLEYKKRHVVESLAHIGRLKDVRVTDVVPSDYIYEYRNKMEFSCSAMRWLMPEELADESVKKGFGIGLHVPGTFDKVIDIHTCHIMPALGNEILEVIRGFVAESGLGAYHLRKHEGFWRFVMLRHSVARDQWMVNLVTSEKRSEVIESLSKQLVEKFSQIRCIVNNITDSRSGVSTGKEEILMHGEDHLIEKLGGYQFKISANSFFQTNTRACEKLYAKVSEYADLDGSQTVLDLYSGTGTIPIWLSGQAKKIYGIEIVHSAVVDARENVSLNGIDNCTFLEGDIKDVFRQVPETPDVIIIDPPRVGMHKDVVGHVLAHSPDKIVYVSCNPATLARDLEMLASRYAVLEVTPVDMFPHTYHIESVALLVKKN, from the coding sequence ATGCCCGTTAAAAAAAGAAAAACCTACGAACTTGACATCATTGACCTTGCCTTTGGGGGTAAGGGTCTGGCTAAACCCGATGGCTTTCCCGTGTTTGTGGACCGTTGCGTTCCCGGAGACCGGGTTTTTGTAAAAATTTTCAAAAAAAAGAAATCCTGGGCCGAAGGCCGGTTGATCAATATTGTCACCCCTTCGCCCCTGCGCCAGGAAGCAAGATGCGAATATAATCGGTTTTGCGGGGGCTGCAAATGGCAGCAACTGCCTTACGAGCGCCAGCTTGAATACAAAAAGCGCCATGTTGTCGAGTCCCTGGCACATATCGGGCGCTTAAAAGATGTCCGGGTGACCGATGTTGTACCGTCGGATTACATCTACGAATACCGGAATAAAATGGAATTTTCCTGTTCCGCCATGCGCTGGCTCATGCCGGAGGAACTGGCAGATGAATCCGTTAAAAAAGGTTTTGGCATTGGGCTGCATGTCCCGGGTACTTTTGACAAGGTGATTGATATTCACACCTGTCATATCATGCCGGCCCTGGGCAATGAAATTTTAGAGGTCATCCGTGGCTTTGTGGCCGAATCCGGGCTTGGGGCATATCACCTGCGTAAACACGAAGGATTCTGGCGTTTTGTCATGCTAAGACATTCCGTGGCCCGGGATCAGTGGATGGTCAATCTTGTGACCAGTGAAAAAAGGTCTGAGGTCATTGAATCCTTAAGTAAACAGCTTGTGGAAAAATTCAGTCAAATACGTTGCATTGTCAATAATATTACAGATTCGCGATCCGGGGTCTCTACGGGTAAGGAAGAGATCCTCATGCATGGAGAAGATCATCTGATCGAAAAACTCGGGGGGTATCAATTTAAGATTTCGGCCAACTCTTTTTTTCAGACAAATACCCGGGCCTGTGAAAAACTGTATGCAAAAGTCAGTGAATATGCGGACCTTGACGGATCCCAGACGGTTCTGGATCTGTATTCAGGCACCGGAACCATTCCCATCTGGCTTTCCGGCCAGGCAAAAAAAATATACGGAATTGAAATTGTCCACTCTGCTGTGGTCGATGCAAGGGAAAATGTAAGTTTGAACGGCATTGATAACTGTACCTTTTTGGAAGGAGACATCAAGGACGTTTTTAGACAGGTGCCTGAAACGCCGGATGTGATCATCATTGATCCGCCCAGGGTGGGCATGCACAAGGATGTGGTGGGGCACGTGTTAGCCCATTCTCCCGACAAAATAGTCTATGTCTCCTGCAACCCTGCAACCCTTGCCAGGGATCTTGAAATGCTTGCATCGCGTTACGCCGTGCTGGAAGTAACACCTGTGGATATGTTTCCCCACACCTATCATATTGAATCCGTGGCATTGCTTGTGAAAAAAAACTAA